One region of Gorilla gorilla gorilla isolate KB3781 chromosome 13, NHGRI_mGorGor1-v2.1_pri, whole genome shotgun sequence genomic DNA includes:
- the INSL4 gene encoding early placenta insulin-like peptide has translation MASLFWSYLPAIWLLLSQLLRESLAAELRGCGPRFGKHLLSYCPMPEKTFTTTPGGWLLESGRPTEMVSTSNNKDGQTLGTTSEFIPNLSPELKKPLSEGQPSLKKIILSRKKRSGRHRFDPFCCEVICDDGTSVKLCT, from the exons ATGGCCAGCCTGTTCTGGTCCTATCTGCCAGCAATCTGGCTGCTGCTGAGCCAACTCCTTAGAGAAAGCCTAGCAGCAGAGCTGAGGGGATGTGGTCCCCGATTTGGAAAACACTTGCTGTCATATTGCCCCATGCCTGAGAAGACATTCACCACCACCCCAGGAGGGTGGCTGTTGGAATCTGGACGACCCACAG AAATGGTGTCAACCTCCAACAACAAAGATGGACAAACCTTAGGTACGACATCAGAATTCATTCCTAATTTGTCACCAGAGCTGAAGAAACCACTGTCTGAAGGGCAGCCAtcattgaagaaaataatactttCCCGCAAAAAGAGAAGTGGACGTCACAGATTTGATCCATTCTGTTGTGAAGTAATTTGTGACGATGGAACTTCAGTTAAATTATGTACATAG